From Desulfatiglans sp.:
GGCCTGTATTCCACCTTTGAACCTGATCCGGTAAGCCTGATAACCATTTCAGCAAGTTCCCTCATATTGTATTCATTCGGATTACCCAGGTTTACAGGGCCTGTAAAGCCTTTAACGCTGTTCATCATCCTGATCATTCCATCTATCAA
This genomic window contains:
- a CDS encoding SDR family NAD-dependent epimerase/dehydratase, coding for LIDGMIRMMNSVKGFTGPVNLGNPNEYNMRELAEMVIRLTGSGSKVEYRPLPMDDPKRRQPDISLAKAKLGWEPHMMVEEGLKKTIEYFRERIGQ